The following proteins are co-located in the Paralichthys olivaceus isolate ysfri-2021 chromosome 10, ASM2471397v2, whole genome shotgun sequence genome:
- the LOC109641138 gene encoding trace amine-associated receptor 9-like has translation MEALEEVELCFPHINTSCRRTTLPHSELIYSGLSCVTLLTVVLNLLVIISISHFRQLHTTTNLLLLSLAVADFCVGVLQMPVLLLHNQGCWYLGDRMCGVHYFLGFLVISVSVGSMVLISVDRYIAICDPMFYTTRVTLKRVKLSVCLCWIFSTIHSSWILRDFLKEPNRFNSCYGNCVVVVSFAEGLVDLVVTLLGPILVIAVLYLRVFVVVVSQARAMRGHAVERSESVKATKSELKAARTLGIVIVVFLLCSCPYYCFAVAAESNLVGASYAALQIWLLYFNSCLNPVIYVFFYPWFRKAIKHIVTLKILQTGSREGKVL, from the exons atGGAGGCCCTGGAAGAGGTCGAGCTCTGCTTTCCCCACATCAACACCTCCTGCAGGAGGACGACCCTCCCTCACTCAGAGCTCATTTACAGTGGGCTCTCCTGCGTCACTCTGCTCACCGTGGTTCTCAACCTGCTCgtcatcatctccatctcccACTTCAG GCAGCTCCACACCACCaccaacctcctcctcctctctctggcgGTGGCAGACTTTTGTGTTGGCGTCCTGCAGATGCCGGTTCTCCTTCTGCACAACCAAGGCTGCTGGTACTTGGGCGACCGCATGTGTGGCGTGCATTACTTTTTAGGTTTCCTCGTCATCAGCGTGTCCGTAGGAAGCATGGTGCTCATATCGGTCGACCGCTACATAGCCATTTGCGACCCCATGTTTTACACCACCAGAGTTACTCTGAAGAGGGTGAAACTCTCCGTGTGTCTGTGCTGGATCTTTTCTACCATTCACAGCAGCTGGATTCTGAGGGATTTCTTAAAAGAGCCAAACAGGTTTAACTCCTGTTATGGAAACTGTGTCGTTGTCGTCAGTTTTGCCGAAGGACTCGTGGATCTTGTCGTGACCTTGTTAGGCCCCATTCTAGTGATTGCAGTTTTGTACTTGAGAgtgtttgtggtggtggtgtctCAGGCTCGAGCCATGCGCGGTCACGCTGTAGAACGTTCAGAGTCTGTGAAAGCTACGAAATCTGAGCTGAAAGCCGCCAGGACTCTGGGTATTGTAATTGTTGTGTTTCTACTCTGCTCCTGTCCGTATTATTGTTTCGCTGTTGCGGCTGAGAGTAACCTCGTCGGGGCGTCATATGCAGCTCTTCAGATTTGGTTGTTGTATTTTAATTCCTGTTTAAACCCTGTGATCTATGTTTTCTTCTACCCTTGGTTCAGAAAAGCCATCAAACACATTGTTACACTGAAGATTCTGCAGACTGGGTCCAGAGAGGGCAAAGTGCTGTAG
- the LOC138411909 gene encoding trace amine-associated receptor 7a-like, protein MCSVLIFSHFRQLHTTTNLLLLSLAVADFGVGVQQMPVLLLHNQGCWYLGSRMCVVHYFLGFLVISVSVESMVLISVDRYIAICDPMFYTTRVTLKRVKLSVCLCWIFSVIHSSWILRDFLKEPNRVNSCYGNCVIVISFAEGLVDLVVTLLGPILVIAVLYLRVFVVVVSQARAMRGHVAAVERSESVKATKSELKAARTLGIVIVVFLLCSCPYYCFAVAAESNLVGASYAALQIWLLYFNSCLNPVIYVFFYPWFRKAIKHIVTLKILQTGSREGKVL, encoded by the coding sequence ATGTGTTCAGTGTTGATATTCTCCCATTTCAGGCAGCTCCACACCACCaccaacctcctcctcctctctctggcgGTGGCAGACTTTGGTGTTGGCGTCCAGCAGATGCCGGTTCTCCTTCTGCACAACCAAGGCTGCTGGTACCTGGGCAGCCGCATGTGTGTCGTGCATTACTTTTTAGGTTTCCTCGTCATCAGCGTGTCCGTAGAAAGCATGGTGCTCATATCGGTCGACCGCTACATAGCCATTTGCGACCCCATGTTTTACACCACCAGAGTTACCCTGAAGAGGGTGAAACTCTCCGTGTGTCTGTGCTGGATCTTTTCTGTCATTCACAGCAGCTGGATTCTGAGGGATTTCTTAAAAGAGCCAAACAGGGTTAACTCCTGTTATGGAAACTGTGTAATTGTCATCAGTTTTGCCGAAGGACTCGTGGATCTTGTCGTGACCTTGTTAGGCCCCATTCTAGTGATTGCAGTTTTGTACTTGAGAgtgtttgtggtggtggtgtctCAGGCTCGAGCCATGCGCGGTCATGTCGCAGCTGTAGAACGCTCAGAGTCTGTGAAAGCTACGAAGTCTGAGCTGAAAGCCGCCAGGACTCTGGGTATTGTAATTGTTGTGTTTCTACTCTGCTCCTGTCCGTATTATTGTTTCGCTGTTGCGGCTGAGAGTAACCTCGTCGGGGCGTCATATGCAGCTCTTCAGATTTGGTTGTTGTATTTTAATTCCTGTTTAAACCCTGTGATCTATGTTTTCTTCTACCCTTGGTTCAGAAAAGCCATCAAACACATTGTTACACTGAAGATTCTGCAGACTGGGTCCAGAGAGGGCAAAGTGCTGTAG